A single genomic interval of Christensenellaceae bacterium 44-20 harbors:
- a CDS encoding IreB family regulatory phosphoprotein, with amino-acid sequence MNHADRTTKFVLTKDMDNPARGIIKLACDAMQQKGYDPLNQLVGYILSGDPTYITSFNGARSLLTRLDRDELLEEIVSQYIENLE; translated from the coding sequence ATGAATCATGCTGATCGGACGACGAAATTTGTCTTGACAAAAGACATGGACAACCCTGCGCGCGGGATTATCAAGCTCGCCTGCGATGCGATGCAGCAAAAGGGATACGATCCTCTCAATCAGCTGGTTGGGTATATCCTCTCCGGCGATCCGACGTATATCACAAGTTTCAACGGCGCGCGCAGCCTGCTGACCAGGCTGGATAGGGACGAGCTGTTGGAAGAGATTGTCTCGCAGTATATCGAGAATCTCGAATAG
- the nifS gene encoding cysteine desulfurase NifS, whose protein sequence is MLILIYLDNAATTKVRAEVLEAMLPYLQEQYGNPSSVYGLGREAHHALDIAREQLKTALGARLAREIFFTGCGTESDNWAISGAAHALRQKGRHIITSKVEHHAVLDTCRALETDGYEVTYLDVDCYGQVSPEAVRAAIREDTILVSVMFANNEVGTINPIAEIAQAAHQAGVLMHTDAVQAVGHVKIDVQELGVDLLSLSGHKFHSPKGVGALYVRQGTPLDKYLHGGGQERGRRSGTENLASIVGMGRAIELASQELESEAQRLTALREEMIKMARQKIPGVILNGHPTQRLPGNVNLRIPELTSEAALYNLDMMGIACSSGSACTAGSLSPSHVLMAMGLSEKEARGALRFTFSRYTTQQEVEAAVQTLAEIAQRLRK, encoded by the coding sequence GTGCTTATTTTGATCTATTTGGATAATGCCGCCACGACGAAAGTGCGGGCGGAAGTATTAGAAGCGATGCTGCCCTATCTGCAAGAACAATATGGAAACCCATCCTCGGTCTATGGGCTAGGGAGGGAAGCGCACCACGCGCTGGATATTGCAAGAGAGCAGCTGAAAACGGCCCTGGGGGCAAGGCTGGCCCGGGAGATTTTCTTCACCGGCTGCGGCACGGAGAGCGACAACTGGGCGATTTCCGGCGCGGCTCATGCGCTGCGGCAAAAGGGCCGGCATATCATCACGAGCAAAGTGGAACACCATGCCGTGCTGGATACCTGCCGTGCGCTGGAGACGGATGGCTATGAGGTAACCTATCTGGATGTAGACTGCTATGGGCAGGTCAGCCCCGAGGCTGTGCGGGCCGCGATTCGGGAAGATACCATCCTGGTAAGCGTGATGTTTGCGAACAACGAGGTGGGGACCATCAACCCCATCGCCGAGATTGCCCAGGCCGCGCATCAGGCGGGCGTGCTGATGCATACGGATGCCGTGCAGGCGGTGGGGCATGTGAAAATCGATGTGCAGGAGCTGGGCGTGGATCTGCTCTCGCTTTCCGGGCACAAATTCCATTCGCCCAAAGGCGTCGGCGCGCTCTATGTCAGGCAGGGAACGCCGCTCGATAAATATCTGCACGGCGGCGGCCAGGAGCGCGGCCGGCGATCCGGCACGGAAAACCTGGCTTCCATCGTCGGCATGGGCCGGGCCATCGAACTGGCATCCCAGGAGCTCGAAAGCGAGGCTCAGCGGCTGACGGCGCTGCGGGAAGAGATGATCAAAATGGCGCGCCAGAAGATTCCCGGCGTCATTTTGAACGGCCATCCCACCCAGCGCCTGCCCGGCAATGTCAATCTGCGCATTCCCGAGCTGACCAGCGAAGCCGCGCTCTATAACCTGGATATGATGGGCATTGCCTGCTCCAGCGGTTCTGCCTGCACGGCAGGCTCGCTTTCGCCGTCGCATGTCCTCATGGCGATGGGGCTTTCCGAAAAGGAGGCGCGGGGCGCTCTGCGCTTCACCTTCTCGCGCTATACGACGCAGCAGGAAGTAGAGGCCGCGGTGCAGACGCTGGCAGAGATCGCTCAGCGGCTGCGCAAGTAG